A window of the Henckelia pumila isolate YLH828 chromosome 3, ASM3356847v2, whole genome shotgun sequence genome harbors these coding sequences:
- the LOC140890608 gene encoding cadmium/zinc-transporting ATPase HMA3-like isoform X3 yields the protein MLVKALNQARLEANVRVYGASSFKNRWPSPYAIASGALLLLSFLKFLYSPFKWLAIGAIAVGIIPICLKAVASVRNLTLDINILVVIAVSGSIALNDYWEAATIVFLFTIAEWLESRASHKATSIMSSLANVVPQRAVLAETGEEINADEVKLSTILAVKTGETIPIDGVVVEGNCDVDEKNLTGESFPVAKQKDSTVWAGTINLNGYISVKTTVVAEDCVVARMAKLVEEAQNNKSRTQRFIDKCAKYYTPAIVVISASLALVPLAFRVHDKREWYHLALVVLVSGCPCALLLSTPVAMFCALSKAATLGVLIKGAEYLETLARVKVMAFDKTGTITRGEFLVADVRSLQDDLTLNTLLYWISSIETKSSHPMAAALIDFAREYGIEPKPEKVERFQNFPGEGICGRIDDVEVYVGNSKIASRAGCTAVPKLEGYNVEGKSVSYVFLGSSPAGVFCLSDMCRTGAKEAIDDIKSLGIKTVMLTGDSHAAAKHAQTQLGGSLDVIHAELLPEDKTKIVTELQKEGPTAMIGDGVNDALALATADIGISMGVSGSALATETGGIILMSNDIQTIPKAARLAKKVRRKVIENVIISVSTKAAIVALAIAGHPLVWAAVLTDVGTCLLVIFNSMLLLQGTPTRGNKWIRSSSNKHNHRHKCHTTHGSSHNNDSCCNDIESQKKCEPKSCSSKKCAPECGSGHSSCGDKKCLVSAKEHGCKSHHHPHIEAKTLNHECCGKVSQDLLHQRAHKHGFSENAVPCESKKCSVSPKEHGCNALSHQHDEAMITNHQCCGEDTLDLKLQSERMNVCSENAASCGSKKCSISPNEHGCNAHHHLHNETKAAYHQSCGKVDKDLESQVARHHVLSEDEESCESKKCLILAKKHLPSTDHQCSAKVAQCSESKIAHNHEHSKNASCCKKNDKVKSSHTHKGCHETHKCEQDNRNSAISHKQETSHHHHEKNEKCCAHTSRNREASHSGCENRAFENGKHLTSTLDMLECNAVKSCEASKRTSALISEIVIE from the exons ATGTTAG TTAAGGCACTGAATCAAGCAAGATTGGAGGCAAATGTGAGAGTGTATGGGGCAAGCAGTTTCAAGAACAGATGGCCAAGCCCTTATGCCATTGCTAGTGGTGCATTGCTTTTGCTTtcatttcttaaatttttgtaCAGTCCCTTTAAATGGCTGGCTATTGGTGCCATTGCTGTTGGGATTATACCCATTTGCTTGAAGGCCGTTGCTTCGGTTCGAAACTTAACACTTGACATCAACATCCTAGTTGTGATCGCAG TTTCGGGATCGATTGCCCTTAATGATTACTGGGAAGCTGCCACCATTGTGTTCTTGTTCACAATAGCCGAATGGCTTGAATCCAGGGCCAGCCACAAG GCCACTTCCATCATGTCATCGTTAGCAAACGTCGTGCCCCAGCGAGCTGTCCTAGCGGAAACTGGTGAAGAAATCAATGCAGATGAAGTGAAATTAAGCACCATTCTTGCTGTGAAGACCGGTGAAACGATTCCTATAGACGGGGTTGTTGTGGAAGGCAACTGCGACGTAGACGAAAAAAATTTGACAGGTGAATCTTTTCCTGTGGCTAAGCAGAAAGACTCCACAGTTTGGGCTGGCACAATCAATCTTAATG GCTATATTAGTGTTAAAACAACCGTTGTAGCAGAAGATTGCGTGGTGGCAAGAATGGCAAAGCTTGTTGAAGAAGCTCAGAACAACAAATCCAGAACACAAAGATTTATAGACAAGTGTGCAAAGTATTATACACCAG CCATTGTGGTTATATCGGCTTCTCTGGCATTGGTTCCCTTGGCATTCCGAGTCCACGACAAGAGAGAATGGTATCATTTGGCTCTGGTGGTCTTAGTGAGTGGATGCCCTTGTGCACTTCTCCTGTCCACACCAGTAGCCATGTTTTGTGCACTTTCCAAAGCTGCAACACTAGGAGTTCTGATTAAAGGGGCCGAGTATCTTGAGACATTGGCTCGGGTAAAGGTCATGGCTTTTGACAAAACTGGGACGATAACTCGGGGAGAGTTTTTGGTGGCAGATGTGAGATCGTTGCAGGACGACCTTACCTTGAACACTTTGTTGTATTG GATATCGAGCATTGAGACCAAATCAAGTCATCCAATGGCAGCTGCTCTGATAGATTTTGCTAGAGAATATGGCATTGAGCCGAAGCCTGAGAAAGTGGAGAGGTTTCAGAATTTTCCAGGAGAAGGGATTTGTGGAAGAATTGATGATGTTGAAGTATACGTGGGAAACTCGAAAATCGCTTCAAGAGCAGGGTGTACTGCTG TTCCCAAATTAGAAGGATACAACGTTGAAGGAAAGTCCGTCAGCTATGTTTTCTTGGGGTCATCTCCGGCTGGTGTTTTCTGTCTCTCGGACATGTGCCGAACAGGTGCAAAGGAAGCCATCGACGATATCAAGTCATTAGGCATCAAAACTGTGATGTTAACTGGAGATAGTCATGCAGCTGCCAAGCATGCACAAACTCAG TTAGGGGGTTCTTTAGATGTTATTCATGCTGAACTCCTGCCAGAAGACAAAACAAAAATCGTTACCGAGTTACAAAAGGAAGGTCCAACAGCCATGATCGGTGATGGCGTAAACGATGCTCTTGCATTAGCCACAGCAGATATTGGTATATCCATGGGAGTTTCAGGCTCAGCACTAGCAACAGAAACAGGAGGTATCATCCTTATGTCGAACGACATCCAAACAATACCCAAAGCTGCGCGATTAGCCAAGAAAGTGAGACGGAAAGTCATTGAGAATGTGATCATATCAGTTTCAACCAAGGCTGCCATTGTAGCATTGGCTATAGCCGGCCATCCCCTCGTTTGGGCTGCGGTGCTTACTGATGTTGGAACCTGCTTGTTGGTGATCTTCAACAGCATGTTGCTGCTTCAAGGAACGCCTACACGAGGGAACAAATGGATTCGATCAAGTTCTAACAAGCACAATCACAGACACAAGTGCCATACTACACACGGTTCATCTCATAATAATGACTCTTGTTGTAATGATATTGAGTCCCAGAAGAAATGCGAGCCTAAATCGTGCTCATCCAAGAAGTGTGCCCCCGAATGTGGTTCAGGTCATTCAAGTTGTGGGGATAAGAAATGCTTGGTTTCTGCTAAAGAGCACGGTTGCAAATCACATCACCATCCGCATATTGAAGCCAAAACTTTAAATCATGAATGCTGTGGCAAAGTTTCTCAAGATTTGTTACATCAGAGAGCACACAAACATGGATTTTCTGAAAACGCAGTACCTTGTGAGAGCAAGAAATGCTCGGTTTCTCCCAAAGAGCACGGGTGCAATGCACTTTCCCACCAACACGACGAGGCCATGATCACCAATCATCAATGTTGTGGCGAAGACACTCTAGATTTGAAATTGCAAAGTGAACGGATGAATGTTTGTTCAGAAAATGCAGCATCTTGTGGCAGTAAGAAATGCTCGATTTCACCCAACGAGCATGGTTGCAACGCGCATCACCATCTGCACAATGAGACCAAAGCTGCTTATCATCAAAGCTGTGGCAAAGTTGATAAAGATTTGGAATCACAGGTTGCACGCCATCATGTTCTTTCTGAAGATGAAGAATCTTGTGAGAGCAAGAAATGTTTGATTCTAGCCAAAAAACACCTTCCAAGTACAGATCATCAGTGCTCTGCCAAAGTCGCTCAATGTTCGGAATCAAAGATAGCACACAACCATGAGCATTCCAAAAACGCAAGCTGCTGCAAGAAAAATGATAAGGTAAAATCATCTCACACACACAAGGGATGCCATGAGACACATAAATGTGAGCAGGACAACCGGAACTCGGCCATATCACACAAGCAAGAGACGTCTCACCATCATCACGAAAAGAACGAAAAGTGTTGTGCTCATACATCGAGAAACCGTGAAGCTAGCCATTCTGGATGCGAAAACCGAGCTTTTGAAAATGGTAAACATCTTACTTCTACATTGGATATGTTAGAATGCAACGCTGTGAAGTCTTGTGAGGCTTCAAAGAGGACTAGTGCCTTAATATCAGAGATTGTAATCGAGTGA
- the LOC140890608 gene encoding cadmium/zinc-transporting ATPase HMA3-like isoform X1 has product MHKEKEYIYVTMNTDKKKFQKSYFDVLGLCCSSEVPMIERILSSLDGIKDFSVIVPTKTVIVVHDSHLVSQIQIVKALNQARLEANVRVYGASSFKNRWPSPYAIASGALLLLSFLKFLYSPFKWLAIGAIAVGIIPICLKAVASVRNLTLDINILVVIAVSGSIALNDYWEAATIVFLFTIAEWLESRASHKATSIMSSLANVVPQRAVLAETGEEINADEVKLSTILAVKTGETIPIDGVVVEGNCDVDEKNLTGESFPVAKQKDSTVWAGTINLNGYISVKTTVVAEDCVVARMAKLVEEAQNNKSRTQRFIDKCAKYYTPAIVVISASLALVPLAFRVHDKREWYHLALVVLVSGCPCALLLSTPVAMFCALSKAATLGVLIKGAEYLETLARVKVMAFDKTGTITRGEFLVADVRSLQDDLTLNTLLYWISSIETKSSHPMAAALIDFAREYGIEPKPEKVERFQNFPGEGICGRIDDVEVYVGNSKIASRAGCTAVPKLEGYNVEGKSVSYVFLGSSPAGVFCLSDMCRTGAKEAIDDIKSLGIKTVMLTGDSHAAAKHAQTQLGGSLDVIHAELLPEDKTKIVTELQKEGPTAMIGDGVNDALALATADIGISMGVSGSALATETGGIILMSNDIQTIPKAARLAKKVRRKVIENVIISVSTKAAIVALAIAGHPLVWAAVLTDVGTCLLVIFNSMLLLQGTPTRGNKWIRSSSNKHNHRHKCHTTHGSSHNNDSCCNDIESQKKCEPKSCSSKKCAPECGSGHSSCGDKKCLVSAKEHGCKSHHHPHIEAKTLNHECCGKVSQDLLHQRAHKHGFSENAVPCESKKCSVSPKEHGCNALSHQHDEAMITNHQCCGEDTLDLKLQSERMNVCSENAASCGSKKCSISPNEHGCNAHHHLHNETKAAYHQSCGKVDKDLESQVARHHVLSEDEESCESKKCLILAKKHLPSTDHQCSAKVAQCSESKIAHNHEHSKNASCCKKNDKVKSSHTHKGCHETHKCEQDNRNSAISHKQETSHHHHEKNEKCCAHTSRNREASHSGCENRAFENGKHLTSTLDMLECNAVKSCEASKRTSALISEIVIE; this is encoded by the exons ATGCACAAAGAAA aagaatatatatatgtaactaTGAATACCGATAAAAAAAAGTTTCAGAAAAGCTACTTTGATGTGTTGGGGCTGTGCTGTTCATCGGAGGTTCCGATGATCGAAAGGATTCTAAGTTCACTCGACGGAATCAAAGATTTCTCCGTCATCGTCCCCACGAAAACCGTCATCGTCGTTCATGATTCCCACCTCGTTTCGCAGATTCAAATCG TTAAGGCACTGAATCAAGCAAGATTGGAGGCAAATGTGAGAGTGTATGGGGCAAGCAGTTTCAAGAACAGATGGCCAAGCCCTTATGCCATTGCTAGTGGTGCATTGCTTTTGCTTtcatttcttaaatttttgtaCAGTCCCTTTAAATGGCTGGCTATTGGTGCCATTGCTGTTGGGATTATACCCATTTGCTTGAAGGCCGTTGCTTCGGTTCGAAACTTAACACTTGACATCAACATCCTAGTTGTGATCGCAG TTTCGGGATCGATTGCCCTTAATGATTACTGGGAAGCTGCCACCATTGTGTTCTTGTTCACAATAGCCGAATGGCTTGAATCCAGGGCCAGCCACAAG GCCACTTCCATCATGTCATCGTTAGCAAACGTCGTGCCCCAGCGAGCTGTCCTAGCGGAAACTGGTGAAGAAATCAATGCAGATGAAGTGAAATTAAGCACCATTCTTGCTGTGAAGACCGGTGAAACGATTCCTATAGACGGGGTTGTTGTGGAAGGCAACTGCGACGTAGACGAAAAAAATTTGACAGGTGAATCTTTTCCTGTGGCTAAGCAGAAAGACTCCACAGTTTGGGCTGGCACAATCAATCTTAATG GCTATATTAGTGTTAAAACAACCGTTGTAGCAGAAGATTGCGTGGTGGCAAGAATGGCAAAGCTTGTTGAAGAAGCTCAGAACAACAAATCCAGAACACAAAGATTTATAGACAAGTGTGCAAAGTATTATACACCAG CCATTGTGGTTATATCGGCTTCTCTGGCATTGGTTCCCTTGGCATTCCGAGTCCACGACAAGAGAGAATGGTATCATTTGGCTCTGGTGGTCTTAGTGAGTGGATGCCCTTGTGCACTTCTCCTGTCCACACCAGTAGCCATGTTTTGTGCACTTTCCAAAGCTGCAACACTAGGAGTTCTGATTAAAGGGGCCGAGTATCTTGAGACATTGGCTCGGGTAAAGGTCATGGCTTTTGACAAAACTGGGACGATAACTCGGGGAGAGTTTTTGGTGGCAGATGTGAGATCGTTGCAGGACGACCTTACCTTGAACACTTTGTTGTATTG GATATCGAGCATTGAGACCAAATCAAGTCATCCAATGGCAGCTGCTCTGATAGATTTTGCTAGAGAATATGGCATTGAGCCGAAGCCTGAGAAAGTGGAGAGGTTTCAGAATTTTCCAGGAGAAGGGATTTGTGGAAGAATTGATGATGTTGAAGTATACGTGGGAAACTCGAAAATCGCTTCAAGAGCAGGGTGTACTGCTG TTCCCAAATTAGAAGGATACAACGTTGAAGGAAAGTCCGTCAGCTATGTTTTCTTGGGGTCATCTCCGGCTGGTGTTTTCTGTCTCTCGGACATGTGCCGAACAGGTGCAAAGGAAGCCATCGACGATATCAAGTCATTAGGCATCAAAACTGTGATGTTAACTGGAGATAGTCATGCAGCTGCCAAGCATGCACAAACTCAG TTAGGGGGTTCTTTAGATGTTATTCATGCTGAACTCCTGCCAGAAGACAAAACAAAAATCGTTACCGAGTTACAAAAGGAAGGTCCAACAGCCATGATCGGTGATGGCGTAAACGATGCTCTTGCATTAGCCACAGCAGATATTGGTATATCCATGGGAGTTTCAGGCTCAGCACTAGCAACAGAAACAGGAGGTATCATCCTTATGTCGAACGACATCCAAACAATACCCAAAGCTGCGCGATTAGCCAAGAAAGTGAGACGGAAAGTCATTGAGAATGTGATCATATCAGTTTCAACCAAGGCTGCCATTGTAGCATTGGCTATAGCCGGCCATCCCCTCGTTTGGGCTGCGGTGCTTACTGATGTTGGAACCTGCTTGTTGGTGATCTTCAACAGCATGTTGCTGCTTCAAGGAACGCCTACACGAGGGAACAAATGGATTCGATCAAGTTCTAACAAGCACAATCACAGACACAAGTGCCATACTACACACGGTTCATCTCATAATAATGACTCTTGTTGTAATGATATTGAGTCCCAGAAGAAATGCGAGCCTAAATCGTGCTCATCCAAGAAGTGTGCCCCCGAATGTGGTTCAGGTCATTCAAGTTGTGGGGATAAGAAATGCTTGGTTTCTGCTAAAGAGCACGGTTGCAAATCACATCACCATCCGCATATTGAAGCCAAAACTTTAAATCATGAATGCTGTGGCAAAGTTTCTCAAGATTTGTTACATCAGAGAGCACACAAACATGGATTTTCTGAAAACGCAGTACCTTGTGAGAGCAAGAAATGCTCGGTTTCTCCCAAAGAGCACGGGTGCAATGCACTTTCCCACCAACACGACGAGGCCATGATCACCAATCATCAATGTTGTGGCGAAGACACTCTAGATTTGAAATTGCAAAGTGAACGGATGAATGTTTGTTCAGAAAATGCAGCATCTTGTGGCAGTAAGAAATGCTCGATTTCACCCAACGAGCATGGTTGCAACGCGCATCACCATCTGCACAATGAGACCAAAGCTGCTTATCATCAAAGCTGTGGCAAAGTTGATAAAGATTTGGAATCACAGGTTGCACGCCATCATGTTCTTTCTGAAGATGAAGAATCTTGTGAGAGCAAGAAATGTTTGATTCTAGCCAAAAAACACCTTCCAAGTACAGATCATCAGTGCTCTGCCAAAGTCGCTCAATGTTCGGAATCAAAGATAGCACACAACCATGAGCATTCCAAAAACGCAAGCTGCTGCAAGAAAAATGATAAGGTAAAATCATCTCACACACACAAGGGATGCCATGAGACACATAAATGTGAGCAGGACAACCGGAACTCGGCCATATCACACAAGCAAGAGACGTCTCACCATCATCACGAAAAGAACGAAAAGTGTTGTGCTCATACATCGAGAAACCGTGAAGCTAGCCATTCTGGATGCGAAAACCGAGCTTTTGAAAATGGTAAACATCTTACTTCTACATTGGATATGTTAGAATGCAACGCTGTGAAGTCTTGTGAGGCTTCAAAGAGGACTAGTGCCTTAATATCAGAGATTGTAATCGAGTGA
- the LOC140891968 gene encoding uncharacterized protein, producing the protein MKKKAPAFKAIDDMKSLIHSHAEFIDHLIELIPAKFYQAKDEDSKPWYQGLSKAAKASLKQQSKQNLKLARRQRFDPESKASSSAPNQDSFENVEEDVDEGQQNQSVTYEELRQKLRRKIEGMRGNRGDGRNSRLRNAKNDGKKRKRVDESAGGVSGKELESEDGEEIIEYGKVRLGDDEELKNKRKKKKGKLSKVKELERAQRLQEVKREKPGVADRETWMAATNRAMGVKVHDNSRLIKESIKREKKRKEKSSEKWKERVEAQNKVREQRQHKRKDNIEGRINDKKKRKIAKREKKLMRPGFEGRRDSYITQE; encoded by the coding sequence ATGAAGAAAAAGGCACCCGCTTTCAAGGCCATCGATGATATGAAGTCACTTATCCATTCACACGCAGAGTTCATCGATCACCTTATAGAATTGATTCCTGCAAAGTTCTACCAGGCGAAGGATGAAGACTCGAAGCCATGGTACCAGGGCCTCTCTAAAGCAGCCAAGGCGTCGCTGAAGCAGCAATCGAAACAAAATCTGAAGCTTGCCCGGCGCCAGCGCTTCGACCCAGAAAGCAAAGCTTCGTCTTCTGCCCCAAATCAGGACAGTTTCGAGAATGTCGAAGAGGATGTGGATGAAGGTCAGCAGAATCAATCAGTTACATACGAGGAACTGCGGCAGAAGTTACGAAGAAAGATTGAAGGGATGCGAGGTAACCGTGGAGATGGCAGGAACAGCCGTCTAAGGAATGCAAAGAATGATGGGAAGAAGCGGAAGAGGGTTGACGAGTCTGCCGGAGGAGTTTCTGGGAAGGAGCTGGAGTCGGAGGATGGGGAAGAAATTATTGAATATGGTAAAGTGAGATTGGGGGATGATGAGGAGTTGAAAAATAAGAGGAAAAAGAAGAAGGGGAAGCTTTCGAAGGTGAAGGAATTGGAGAGAGCACAGAGATTGCAAGAGGTGAAGAGGGAAAAACCAGGAGTTGCCGATCGAGAAACGTGGATGGCCGCCACAAACAGGGCAATGGGGGTGAAGGTGCACGATAATTCGAGGCTGATCAAGGAGAGTATCAAAAGGGAGAAGAAAAGGAAGGAGAAGAGCTCGGAGAAGTGGAAGGAGAGGGTGGAGGCACAGAATAAGGTGAGGGAGCAGAGGCAGCATAAGAGGAAGGATAATATTGAGGGGAGGATCAACGATAAGAAGAAGCGGAAGATTGCCAAGCGCGAGAAGAAGCTAATGAGGCCCGGTTTCGAGGGCCGAAGAGACAGCTACATTACTCAGGAGTGA
- the LOC140890608 gene encoding cadmium/zinc-transporting ATPase HMA3-like isoform X2 yields MNTDKKKFQKSYFDVLGLCCSSEVPMIERILSSLDGIKDFSVIVPTKTVIVVHDSHLVSQIQIVKALNQARLEANVRVYGASSFKNRWPSPYAIASGALLLLSFLKFLYSPFKWLAIGAIAVGIIPICLKAVASVRNLTLDINILVVIAVSGSIALNDYWEAATIVFLFTIAEWLESRASHKATSIMSSLANVVPQRAVLAETGEEINADEVKLSTILAVKTGETIPIDGVVVEGNCDVDEKNLTGESFPVAKQKDSTVWAGTINLNGYISVKTTVVAEDCVVARMAKLVEEAQNNKSRTQRFIDKCAKYYTPAIVVISASLALVPLAFRVHDKREWYHLALVVLVSGCPCALLLSTPVAMFCALSKAATLGVLIKGAEYLETLARVKVMAFDKTGTITRGEFLVADVRSLQDDLTLNTLLYWISSIETKSSHPMAAALIDFAREYGIEPKPEKVERFQNFPGEGICGRIDDVEVYVGNSKIASRAGCTAVPKLEGYNVEGKSVSYVFLGSSPAGVFCLSDMCRTGAKEAIDDIKSLGIKTVMLTGDSHAAAKHAQTQLGGSLDVIHAELLPEDKTKIVTELQKEGPTAMIGDGVNDALALATADIGISMGVSGSALATETGGIILMSNDIQTIPKAARLAKKVRRKVIENVIISVSTKAAIVALAIAGHPLVWAAVLTDVGTCLLVIFNSMLLLQGTPTRGNKWIRSSSNKHNHRHKCHTTHGSSHNNDSCCNDIESQKKCEPKSCSSKKCAPECGSGHSSCGDKKCLVSAKEHGCKSHHHPHIEAKTLNHECCGKVSQDLLHQRAHKHGFSENAVPCESKKCSVSPKEHGCNALSHQHDEAMITNHQCCGEDTLDLKLQSERMNVCSENAASCGSKKCSISPNEHGCNAHHHLHNETKAAYHQSCGKVDKDLESQVARHHVLSEDEESCESKKCLILAKKHLPSTDHQCSAKVAQCSESKIAHNHEHSKNASCCKKNDKVKSSHTHKGCHETHKCEQDNRNSAISHKQETSHHHHEKNEKCCAHTSRNREASHSGCENRAFENGKHLTSTLDMLECNAVKSCEASKRTSALISEIVIE; encoded by the exons aTGAATACCGATAAAAAAAAGTTTCAGAAAAGCTACTTTGATGTGTTGGGGCTGTGCTGTTCATCGGAGGTTCCGATGATCGAAAGGATTCTAAGTTCACTCGACGGAATCAAAGATTTCTCCGTCATCGTCCCCACGAAAACCGTCATCGTCGTTCATGATTCCCACCTCGTTTCGCAGATTCAAATCG TTAAGGCACTGAATCAAGCAAGATTGGAGGCAAATGTGAGAGTGTATGGGGCAAGCAGTTTCAAGAACAGATGGCCAAGCCCTTATGCCATTGCTAGTGGTGCATTGCTTTTGCTTtcatttcttaaatttttgtaCAGTCCCTTTAAATGGCTGGCTATTGGTGCCATTGCTGTTGGGATTATACCCATTTGCTTGAAGGCCGTTGCTTCGGTTCGAAACTTAACACTTGACATCAACATCCTAGTTGTGATCGCAG TTTCGGGATCGATTGCCCTTAATGATTACTGGGAAGCTGCCACCATTGTGTTCTTGTTCACAATAGCCGAATGGCTTGAATCCAGGGCCAGCCACAAG GCCACTTCCATCATGTCATCGTTAGCAAACGTCGTGCCCCAGCGAGCTGTCCTAGCGGAAACTGGTGAAGAAATCAATGCAGATGAAGTGAAATTAAGCACCATTCTTGCTGTGAAGACCGGTGAAACGATTCCTATAGACGGGGTTGTTGTGGAAGGCAACTGCGACGTAGACGAAAAAAATTTGACAGGTGAATCTTTTCCTGTGGCTAAGCAGAAAGACTCCACAGTTTGGGCTGGCACAATCAATCTTAATG GCTATATTAGTGTTAAAACAACCGTTGTAGCAGAAGATTGCGTGGTGGCAAGAATGGCAAAGCTTGTTGAAGAAGCTCAGAACAACAAATCCAGAACACAAAGATTTATAGACAAGTGTGCAAAGTATTATACACCAG CCATTGTGGTTATATCGGCTTCTCTGGCATTGGTTCCCTTGGCATTCCGAGTCCACGACAAGAGAGAATGGTATCATTTGGCTCTGGTGGTCTTAGTGAGTGGATGCCCTTGTGCACTTCTCCTGTCCACACCAGTAGCCATGTTTTGTGCACTTTCCAAAGCTGCAACACTAGGAGTTCTGATTAAAGGGGCCGAGTATCTTGAGACATTGGCTCGGGTAAAGGTCATGGCTTTTGACAAAACTGGGACGATAACTCGGGGAGAGTTTTTGGTGGCAGATGTGAGATCGTTGCAGGACGACCTTACCTTGAACACTTTGTTGTATTG GATATCGAGCATTGAGACCAAATCAAGTCATCCAATGGCAGCTGCTCTGATAGATTTTGCTAGAGAATATGGCATTGAGCCGAAGCCTGAGAAAGTGGAGAGGTTTCAGAATTTTCCAGGAGAAGGGATTTGTGGAAGAATTGATGATGTTGAAGTATACGTGGGAAACTCGAAAATCGCTTCAAGAGCAGGGTGTACTGCTG TTCCCAAATTAGAAGGATACAACGTTGAAGGAAAGTCCGTCAGCTATGTTTTCTTGGGGTCATCTCCGGCTGGTGTTTTCTGTCTCTCGGACATGTGCCGAACAGGTGCAAAGGAAGCCATCGACGATATCAAGTCATTAGGCATCAAAACTGTGATGTTAACTGGAGATAGTCATGCAGCTGCCAAGCATGCACAAACTCAG TTAGGGGGTTCTTTAGATGTTATTCATGCTGAACTCCTGCCAGAAGACAAAACAAAAATCGTTACCGAGTTACAAAAGGAAGGTCCAACAGCCATGATCGGTGATGGCGTAAACGATGCTCTTGCATTAGCCACAGCAGATATTGGTATATCCATGGGAGTTTCAGGCTCAGCACTAGCAACAGAAACAGGAGGTATCATCCTTATGTCGAACGACATCCAAACAATACCCAAAGCTGCGCGATTAGCCAAGAAAGTGAGACGGAAAGTCATTGAGAATGTGATCATATCAGTTTCAACCAAGGCTGCCATTGTAGCATTGGCTATAGCCGGCCATCCCCTCGTTTGGGCTGCGGTGCTTACTGATGTTGGAACCTGCTTGTTGGTGATCTTCAACAGCATGTTGCTGCTTCAAGGAACGCCTACACGAGGGAACAAATGGATTCGATCAAGTTCTAACAAGCACAATCACAGACACAAGTGCCATACTACACACGGTTCATCTCATAATAATGACTCTTGTTGTAATGATATTGAGTCCCAGAAGAAATGCGAGCCTAAATCGTGCTCATCCAAGAAGTGTGCCCCCGAATGTGGTTCAGGTCATTCAAGTTGTGGGGATAAGAAATGCTTGGTTTCTGCTAAAGAGCACGGTTGCAAATCACATCACCATCCGCATATTGAAGCCAAAACTTTAAATCATGAATGCTGTGGCAAAGTTTCTCAAGATTTGTTACATCAGAGAGCACACAAACATGGATTTTCTGAAAACGCAGTACCTTGTGAGAGCAAGAAATGCTCGGTTTCTCCCAAAGAGCACGGGTGCAATGCACTTTCCCACCAACACGACGAGGCCATGATCACCAATCATCAATGTTGTGGCGAAGACACTCTAGATTTGAAATTGCAAAGTGAACGGATGAATGTTTGTTCAGAAAATGCAGCATCTTGTGGCAGTAAGAAATGCTCGATTTCACCCAACGAGCATGGTTGCAACGCGCATCACCATCTGCACAATGAGACCAAAGCTGCTTATCATCAAAGCTGTGGCAAAGTTGATAAAGATTTGGAATCACAGGTTGCACGCCATCATGTTCTTTCTGAAGATGAAGAATCTTGTGAGAGCAAGAAATGTTTGATTCTAGCCAAAAAACACCTTCCAAGTACAGATCATCAGTGCTCTGCCAAAGTCGCTCAATGTTCGGAATCAAAGATAGCACACAACCATGAGCATTCCAAAAACGCAAGCTGCTGCAAGAAAAATGATAAGGTAAAATCATCTCACACACACAAGGGATGCCATGAGACACATAAATGTGAGCAGGACAACCGGAACTCGGCCATATCACACAAGCAAGAGACGTCTCACCATCATCACGAAAAGAACGAAAAGTGTTGTGCTCATACATCGAGAAACCGTGAAGCTAGCCATTCTGGATGCGAAAACCGAGCTTTTGAAAATGGTAAACATCTTACTTCTACATTGGATATGTTAGAATGCAACGCTGTGAAGTCTTGTGAGGCTTCAAAGAGGACTAGTGCCTTAATATCAGAGATTGTAATCGAGTGA